Genomic DNA from Triticum dicoccoides isolate Atlit2015 ecotype Zavitan chromosome 4B, WEW_v2.0, whole genome shotgun sequence:
aaaaacggtcatggctcgctagtttctctgcaatgcgcctgaacaagtcggtgctcatcctaaaccggcgatgAAAATACGACTctgggtatgtgggattctccacgaaatagttcttcatcaatctgttatgggcatcaatcctatctctccaaattttctcctgacccataaccgaaccatcgtgcttcggttttttattgatatgcatagctaggatcattgcaagatcctcctcctcttccatatcaaattcttcttcggaagaatcatacgacgaactcatctacaatgttcaatactatactataaaaactacaattcaaaacatgcaccaaattcatgaagtttgagcaatacataccttgtaggcgttttgtcaaacaccttgcgggcgcggcgcggcagcgagcgctcgggcgctgttcctcggacgacggaggcgcgcgagcgccggcgggactaggaggggatggggcggaagcgcggcggcgcggggatagGCCGAGGAAGCGCCTGAACGGTCGCcggggggcgcgggcggcggcggcggcgcggccggatggGGGTGGAAGTGGGAGAGTAAGTGTAGCCGCGAGCGCTtgagtgtgccgcgcgctgtagcGGGCGCCCGAAGTACACCGCGCGGGACAGTGGTTCCGACAGCGCGCCCAACTCGTTAtagcgcgcgcgccgtttttgcgcgcccgctggagcgacccgccgcgttgcgcgcgcgctaaaacggaCTTATTTTACGGCGCGGTGCTAGTTtaccgcggctgttggagatgctctaagcactTAAGGCAATGCTTTCATGTTTTCTTGAATTATCATCGAAACCACCAGTTATGTTTCTTACACGAAAAACTCACATTGACAAAAGCCATACTTTTCCCATTAGTCCTAACAACAAAATTCACATCGCACGGACATCAAGCATCAATCTTCACACACAATTTCCATTCAttttaagagcatctacagccagacTCTCCAAATTGATCGGGCGGACGCAAGACCACTGGCCGGACAGAAGAGAGAAGGAAAAGTTGACCGAACCGGACCCCTCAAAGCCTCCTTAAATGTCCGGGCTGTCCGCCACCCCTCATATATGAGATGAGTATGAGGAGTGACCGGGCGTGTCTGGTCAGTGGTTCTGCGTCCGCCACAAAGGATTTGGCCCACCACAAAgcattttttctttctctctcctTCTCCACCAATCACATGCATGTAACCGGATGTATAAAAAAATAAGTCAGGGACATGACTGCATAAACGAAAACATAGGGAGTCAAAACGGACACGGACGGACACTGGTCGGACGTGTCTGTGAACGTTTGAGGGGTCAAATTTACCCATGTGTAGATGCCCTAACAAGTACAAAACCTAGCAAATTTGGATTTCAAATCTCCGAGGTTAATTACCCCTGGATCTTTCTAGAACACCTGTATTCTCGCATTACTCACGCAATACACTCTTTTAATGAATTTGCAAAGCGTGAGCTGGCAAATTTGCTGTATTCATACGCGGCGGAAATGGAAATTTGCTGACCTTCCGTTTCTATTCTTTGTCCCCTGCAAATACCCTCCAGCGTATATCGCGAATTAATAACAATAATCCCAGAGTATATCACATTTTGGCGAGTAATAAATCCCCCGTATTTAGTGACCAGCTAATGAATCCAAATCGTGTATAGCCACTGGACGCGGTGACGCCCCGAACGCattagagaggggaggcgcgcggccacgtgAACGCCATGGGTAATTTACCCTCGTTAACACCGATGGTTTTCCCTCGCATCATCACCAAGAAACGAGACAAAAATTAATCACTCCGCTCCCGCTTGAGCAAAGATAGCAACAAAAATCCTCCAGGAAAGGGGTCGAGGCGCTGACGATAAAAAGGCCACCGGATCGATCGAACAGTAGGAGCGTCGGAGCAATCGAGCCGCttttgttttccatttctttccaTCCCTGTGCCCGCGTGCGTTCTCCTGGCGGCGGCGACCATGGTGGGCGGCGGCGATGTTGACAAGcacgcggcggcggcgctggcccaGGACCTGCCCAGCTTCAATAGCTTCTTTGACCAGACGGTGGCTGCTTCTCCCTTGCCCCCCTCCTGACTGTGGTCGAGGGTTTGGTTAGATAGATAGAAGGGGCTAAACAAAGTTTTGTGTTTTTTTTTTGTAGGggttggaggtggcggcggcggcgggggatggGGAActggcggccggggcggcggcgggggaggaggaTTTGGAGGAGCTCGAGTGGCTGTCGAACAAGGACGCGTTCCCGTCGGTGGAGAccatggcggtggaggcggtggaggaggtgccGGAGCCGGCGCCGGCGGCCCCGTCGGGGCGGCCGGCGGTGGGGCCGAGGACGAAGGGGCGTCGGCGCCGGGTGACGGCGCCGTGGAACCTGGCGGAGCCGCCCacgctgccgccgccgctcccgGCGGCGCGGCGGTGCACGCACTGCGCGTCGGAGGTGACCCCGCAGTGGCGGCAGGGGCCGCTGGGCCCCCGCACGCTGTGCAACGCGTGCGGCGTGCGGTACAAGACGGGGCGGCTGCTCCCGGAGTACCGGCCGGCCAACAGCCCCACCTTCTCCCCGCTGCTGCACTCCAACTCCCACCGCCGCGTCATGCAGATTCGGCTCCGGAGCGagagcgagggcgagggcgagggcgagggcgcctCCCCCGCCGTCCGCGCCATCGCCAAGGCCCGCCGCGCCGAGCGCGCGGCGGCGCGCCTCGCTGCCAAGAAAGACGACGGCGCCCCGGCCCCTGCCCCTGCCCAGGCGGCGCTGCCGTAGGAGCGAGCATCATCGATAGCCAAGCCATGGAGCTGGTAGATTAAATTAGAGATCCTATCCGTGATTAGCGTCGTCGTCGGCTCCTTCATCCGTGATTTTCGTGTCGAATTTCCATTTTGTCATGTCATAGGGACTGCACTTTTAGGATTAGGGGTTTAAGAGCAGCCAGCAATCAATCTAGCTGCTCCCATGGGTCAGTCTATCAGTCAGTCAGTCAGCCTCTTCCGGTCGTCAGTCGTCTTAGTCGAGTTCGTCGAGTCAAGCTAGCGGAAGCGAGAAACTTATTAGAagagcaggcaggcaggcaggcatcaCCATCCCGTgcaactctgctgctgctgctcatgGTGGCCGATACCTGATAAACCATTGCATATTTGCGTGTCTTGAAATGGAACACTCGCTTGTCATGTTCATCAGTTGATGTGTGTATGTTCTGCTGTCTGTTTTGCCTTCAGCGTAGCATGATTTCGACAGCTCTATTTTCTTTCAGTATCCAAGTTACTCTACATGCCTGCAGGTCCGTACACATCCATGTGGGGGAGGAGATATGCGAAGTGGCGACTACTCGTACTGGTAGCCGCGTGTCGGGGGCGTCCGCTCGGCCGTGTCCCCCCTTGGCCTTGCaattcttttgtttgtttttcctGGCGTTTGATCGCGCCCGACCTCGGCGCCTCGCTCTGGTCGTCCTCCCGGCTGACTTTGGGCTCCATTCGTGGCTCCGTGTGTGAAAGAAAGATAACGGCCGGGGGAACATCCTAGTATTGCTAGGATGGGCAGGCTAGGATTGTGGTTGCAGGGCACGACGGCCGTCTGCGAGGAGCCCGTAGTGGGCTGAATCTTTACTTGACTGCTGCGAACAGGGGAAGACTGGTACGGCTGTGGAGCGGAgcacgtggtggtggtggtgctgctgctgcGTAACTAACTGCTGTGTGTAGCACTCGGTAGTAGGGGCACCGGTTTTTCGGGTGCAACGAATTTCGGGATTTTCTCCAGGCCAAAATGGCTTTATGCTCGGCGTACATCCAAAGCGATATACCTCGTACTAGTAATATTTAGCATGGCAGCGTGCATAAAGCAGTGCTAGGCGGAAAGACTTTTATGTTGGTTGTTTGATTGATACGGTGGTTGCAAACCATGGGCATTTTCTTATAGGATCCTTTTGTAGTACTACTAAGGATTTTCCATAGGAATCCTACATGCTCCCCGTGCACACTCAAATGACCCTTCATTCATGTGGTACTGAATATGGCAATGTCATTCTAGTCTTGAGTTTTTCACAGTCTTGTGTTTTCGAAATCTTGCCAACCAAAGAGGCCGCAAGAATGAACCACACACAACGCGGCGGACTCACAAGAGACACGTAAAATGGCCTAACAATCATACATCAATACGCACACGTGGAATGATCGAGCAATCACAAATTGATGGGCTACTTCTGTTACAGTTTGGACAACACCATGTCTGCGCGCTTACGTTCCGATCAGAGGTGTTTGTGAATTGTGATCGCATGTTGTTAGCAATGTTATGTGGTGTTTTTGTACATCGTGTTGTTACAAACACGATTAGTTACGTCGGTCATCTTTGTGATCCCAAAAATTTGGCGGGTGACCTACGAGTAACGAATTAATGGTTACTATATCACAATTTCGACGTCACGAAGTTTGTTCATTGAGAGCAATCCGCATAGAACTCGGCGACCATGGAATAATGTGATCAATCCGCATAGATTTCGGAGAACAGGGAATAGTGAGAGCAATCCGAGTAGAATTCAGAGACCAGTGAATATGAAGCTATGATGAACACAAAATGTTGAAGGGGTGTCCAAAGATGAAAAGATTATGGTTTACTAACTAGCAGATGAGCAACTAACGCATGAGAAGCTTGCGCCAACATTAGGGTACCGTCTTTTCAACATGTGTTGTTCGTATAGACTATCAAGAGCAATAACCATGGAAAAACTTTAAGCTTTACTGGCATGCTAGATTTCGATATCCACAAGTAAGGTTGCTGTGATGAGATGTTACTGAAACAAAATTTGAAGAACTTCCCTAAAGAACTACTTCTGCCCCCAGTCATAATCCCATAGGTCCTTGTCGACCATGGATATAGATGACTAGGGCAACTGTTCAACGatctgcagctc
This window encodes:
- the LOC119294015 gene encoding GATA transcription factor 4-like; the encoded protein is MVGGGDVDKHAAAALAQDLPSFNSFFDQTGLEVAAAAGDGELAAGAAAGEEDLEELEWLSNKDAFPSVETMAVEAVEEVPEPAPAAPSGRPAVGPRTKGRRRRVTAPWNLAEPPTLPPPLPAARRCTHCASEVTPQWRQGPLGPRTLCNACGVRYKTGRLLPEYRPANSPTFSPLLHSNSHRRVMQIRLRSESEGEGEGEGASPAVRAIAKARRAERAAARLAAKKDDGAPAPAPAQAALP